The segment TTGGTCCACGACCTGATGCAAAAGAAGCGGTAGAGAATTTTTTAAGTGAATATAAAAGAATTTATATGAGGGTTAGACCTGGAATTACAGGCCTATGGCAGGTAAGCGGAAGAAGCGAGATTGTATATAAAGAGAGGGTGAAACTCGATTACCTCTATGTGCTGAACTGGTCAGTATGGCTCGATTTTGTCATTATTTTAAAAACTTTTTACACAATCTTAAGCGTAAGGGGTGCATATTAATCCTGAGAAATGTGAATAATCTATGCCGTTCAGGAAAAATTATTACTATCTAATTAAACTGTATAACTTTAATAGAATGCGCTTAAAATCAATTAAATCTAATATTATCAATTAATTAAAGTAAACTACCTCTATATTATATAAAAAAAGTTATGTACAGTATAATTTTTTTCTTGACAAATTAATTTATACTGTATAAATATAGTTAATATGGTTATTATGTGCAATAATTAGCAATTACAATAAGTTAGATGTTATTACAACCCCCTATATATTTAAAAAAGAATTGACAGAAAACAGCTTTTTTGCTAAAGTTTTCAAGGTGATAGAATTCAAAAAAATAATTCAAAATAATGTATATCTAAATCCCTTTAAAGAATTTGTTCCTCATGAAGGGAAAGTAGAAATTAGATGGGATCCGTTAACAAACTTAACATCCAGGATTGTACATTTTCCTGCTAAGAAATTTGCAAGGTTTAATTATGAAAGTATTATTAAGGCCTCTTTAGACACGGGGTGCCCATTTTGCCCTGAAAATATAGATTCTATGACATCAAAGTTTAATAAAGATATGTATGGCTCTGAAAGAATTGAAAGGGATGGAATAACAGTTATACCTAACCTTCTGACCTTTGATAAATATTGCCTCGTGGCAATCATTTCTAAAGAACATTTTGTTGATATGAGTACACTCAGGAAAAATAATTACATAATAAAAGGGATTAGAGCGCTTTTGGATGTTTTAAAAATCATAAAAGAAAATGATGAGCAGGTAAAATATTTTTCAATAAATTGCAATTACATGCCCATGTCAGGAGGAAGTATTCTCCATCCGCATATGCAAGCTATAGCAGGTGAATATCCTACTAATTATCATGGGATCATGCTGAAAGAGAGCAAGGATTTTTATTTGAACAAAAAGAAAGTATTTTGGGAAGCCCTTATTGATGAGGAGAAGAGACTCAATGAACGGTTCATCTCTAAAACCGGAAAAACATACTGGTATGCACCATTCGCTCCAAAGGGAAACATAGACATAGGTTGTATATTTGAAAAGAATTCTATATTTGAACTTGATGAAAATGATTTATCTGATTTCAACGAAGGTTTGAACAAGGTGTTAACGTATTTTGATAAAGAGAATGTGTCGGGCTTTAATTTATCAATATTTTCAGGTATTTATGGAGAAGACTATTTTCGTGCGAATATGAGAATCATTGCAAGAAGATTTTTGCCACCGACAAATGCTGCAGATGCTAATTATTTTGATAAGATACATATGGAAAATACTTGTGTTTTTTTTCCAGAAGATGTATCAAATAACATAAGGGCTATATGGTAAGGGTTTGTTATAAAGAAATACTTTGTGGTGTAGATTGATTTAAATTAGGAGGCATATGGCTTTAGAATTTTTAAAAAAATCAGATTTTATTGCCAAGCTTGGTTTAAAGACAGTAAATGATTTAATTGGTATAGATATAGGCACCACATCAATAAAACTCTGTGTCCTGAAGAAAACAAAAGATGGTTTTAAATTAGAAAACATTGCAAAAAGGTCATACGAACAAGACCTTTTGAGTGATGGTATCATTATAGATAATACCTTTATTGCACAAGAGCTAAAGAATTTAATTTTAGAAAACAAAATAAAGAGCAGAGACGTGGCTTGTGCGTTATCAAGCTATACAGTCATTATAAAAAGGGTGAATATACCCTTCCTTGAAGAAGAGGCATTTGAGAATAGTATTAATTTGGAAGTTGAATCTGTTATTCCTTTTCCGTTAAAGGATATTTATTATAGCTACTACGTTATGGGTGTTGATGAGGAAAAAGAAGATATGATGAAGGTACAAATTGTAGCCGCAAAGAAGGAAATTGTTGATGGATATATAACAGCATTTCATATGGCGGGCTTGGACCCACAGATACTGGATGTAGATATTTTTGGTGTTACTAATATAATAGAGCAAATATATAATCCCAAAGATTTTTCTGCAGTGGCTGTTGATATAGGGGCATCTGTGACAAATATAGCAATAATGAAGGGGGAAAATATAGAATTTACAAGGGAAATATTAATGGGAGGAAAGTATATTACCAATCAGATTGAAAAATCAACCAAGCTCTCATATACGGAAGCAGAGGAAAAGAAATTAACAAATGATAGCTTAGTTTCATACCTGTTTGAAGATTTTATATTTAATATTTCTTCTGAGATAAAAAAGACTATAAACTTTTATATTGCTACAAAACCAAAAGAGACCATTGGAAAAATATATCTCACAGGGGGTTCGTCCTTGCTTCCTGGATTAAAGGAAAGGATAGGGGAGGACAACAAGATAGAGGTAGAATCTATAAATCCATTTCTATTTTTGAATGAAGAGGAAAGCACATTACATGCCTACGAGAACCTTAAAGAATTTATAGCAATTGCGATATACCTCTCTTCAAGAGTTGGAGATATAGCGCTATGATAAAAATCAATTTATTACCCAAAAAGGCTCGGAAGGGTGTATTTAAGTATGACTTATATATTTTAATATTTGTGGTTTTAGTCAATTTTTTGGTAATAGGTGGAATTTATCATAAGAACACAAGTGATATAGCAAATTATAAGAAGCTGATAGAAAATACGAAGAAAGAGATTGCAAGCTTAGACAGGATATATAAAGAATATATGAGCTTGGAGAGGGAAAAGAAGGAAATTAAAAGAAGGATACAGGCGATAGATAATATAAAAGAGGGCAGGGCACTTGCAGCAAGAACGCTTTTTGATCTCACTTCAATTGTGAAGGAGAGTGTATGGTTGAAAAAATTTGCAAAGAAAGATGATAAATTTGAATTAGAAGGCCGTTCTTTGGAGAATGAGTCCA is part of the Pseudomonadota bacterium genome and harbors:
- the pilM gene encoding type IV pilus assembly protein PilM produces the protein MALEFLKKSDFIAKLGLKTVNDLIGIDIGTTSIKLCVLKKTKDGFKLENIAKRSYEQDLLSDGIIIDNTFIAQELKNLILENKIKSRDVACALSSYTVIIKRVNIPFLEEEAFENSINLEVESVIPFPLKDIYYSYYVMGVDEEKEDMMKVQIVAAKKEIVDGYITAFHMAGLDPQILDVDIFGVTNIIEQIYNPKDFSAVAVDIGASVTNIAIMKGENIEFTREILMGGKYITNQIEKSTKLSYTEAEEKKLTNDSLVSYLFEDFIFNISSEIKKTINFYIATKPKETIGKIYLTGGSSLLPGLKERIGEDNKIEVESINPFLFLNEEESTLHAYENLKEFIAIAIYLSSRVGDIAL
- a CDS encoding PilN domain-containing protein; this translates as MIKINLLPKKARKGVFKYDLYILIFVVLVNFLVIGGIYHKNTSDIANYKKLIENTKKEIASLDRIYKEYMSLEREKKEIKRRIQAIDNIKEGRALAARTLFDLTSIVKESVWLKKFAKKDDKFELEGRSLENESISDFIESISKIPYIKNVELKNIEDVNEGGIAIKKFIINGNISL